A genomic segment from Tuwongella immobilis encodes:
- a CDS encoding tetratricopeptide repeat protein, producing the protein MTQPQNSEAPMTRPRSRAGMVLFGLLVLAIASVIWLTLPRSPTLPMPPEIPDAIAEVEIVEALRSARDRLMQDRTRADRWGEYGLVLLAHLFDEEADRCFAQAATLDPNAAQWPYARGLLASKRQPEQAAAWFQRAAELSPDSENGAAMRLQYADWLAEQQQSSEAEAIYREELQRNAQSIRAQFGLAQIQMLQGQSEQAEIGFRATQADRFAAKRSKVQLAILARQRGEAELAAQLERDLAGLPADPPWPDPILDVTLGLRAGRRQRERQIRELEEAGNYREAAEIYLRQIEREPTLEDYVGAGVNLARLQEFPRAISLLQEAESRAPADANVQYTLALVRYSSIEAELGSSVGRAKHQGTLEQVVRHAQLAVKSKPEFAQAELFWGMALTQLGKPSEAIPHLQRAAAGQANRIAPHLALAEAYLQTRQLGEAQSAWKKAHQLEPDAPAVRAFQARLTPSNP; encoded by the coding sequence ATGACTCAACCGCAGAATTCCGAAGCGCCGATGACCCGTCCGCGGAGTCGGGCCGGGATGGTGTTATTCGGTCTGCTGGTGCTTGCGATTGCGAGCGTGATTTGGCTCACGCTTCCACGGTCGCCCACTCTGCCGATGCCTCCCGAAATTCCCGACGCAATCGCGGAAGTGGAGATTGTCGAAGCGCTTCGGTCCGCACGCGATCGGCTGATGCAAGACCGCACGCGGGCGGATCGCTGGGGAGAATATGGGTTGGTTTTGCTCGCACATTTGTTCGATGAAGAGGCCGATCGCTGCTTCGCGCAGGCCGCCACGCTCGACCCGAATGCCGCGCAGTGGCCTTATGCACGCGGGTTACTCGCCTCCAAACGACAACCCGAACAAGCGGCCGCATGGTTCCAACGGGCTGCCGAGTTATCCCCCGATTCCGAAAATGGAGCGGCGATGCGATTGCAGTACGCCGACTGGCTTGCCGAACAGCAACAAAGTTCCGAGGCCGAGGCAATCTACCGCGAGGAACTCCAGCGCAACGCCCAATCGATACGGGCGCAATTCGGGTTGGCGCAAATTCAGATGCTTCAGGGGCAATCGGAGCAGGCGGAAATCGGCTTTCGTGCAACGCAAGCGGATCGTTTCGCGGCCAAACGCTCCAAAGTCCAATTGGCAATCCTAGCGAGACAGCGAGGAGAAGCGGAATTGGCCGCTCAGTTGGAACGCGATCTTGCGGGATTGCCAGCCGATCCGCCATGGCCCGATCCGATTCTGGATGTCACCCTGGGATTGCGAGCGGGTCGCAGGCAACGGGAGCGACAAATTCGCGAGCTGGAAGAAGCCGGAAACTACCGAGAGGCAGCGGAGATTTATCTGCGACAAATCGAGCGAGAGCCGACTTTGGAAGATTATGTCGGCGCTGGTGTCAATTTGGCACGACTTCAGGAGTTTCCCCGCGCGATTTCGCTGCTACAGGAGGCTGAAAGTCGCGCCCCTGCGGATGCGAATGTGCAGTATACCCTGGCGCTCGTCCGGTATAGCTCCATCGAAGCCGAATTGGGATCTTCCGTTGGGCGGGCCAAGCATCAAGGGACGTTAGAACAAGTGGTACGGCATGCGCAGTTGGCTGTGAAGTCCAAGCCGGAGTTTGCCCAAGCGGAACTATTCTGGGGAATGGCCCTGACCCAATTGGGCAAACCCAGCGAAGCGATTCCGCATTTGCAACGTGCGGCGGCTGGCCAAGCGAACCGCATTGCCCCGCATTTGGCACTCGCAGAAGCGTATCTCCAAACTCGCCAACTCGGAGAAGCGCAATCCGCATGGAAGAAAGCCCACCAACTGGAACCAGATGCTCCAGCTGTGCGTGCGTTTCAAGCGCGATTGACCCCATCGAATCCGTAG
- a CDS encoding chemotaxis protein CheW: MIRMLVNSFVPVKPSAMMQKRVLVGESAAFEYTYRLENGTGEPFTQLRIVHELPANVRLISASVPGKIDQRQITWSWGTLAPADSVEVRVVVDPGANPVPPEAIRFWVHRAEPTPRLESQLEIRWMGPLQSGVGESNPGTLRVWNRGCGSADSVTLTVQDPKHSSEFTIDLGRLSAGEARHVHLPLPTKLPGDYPLAIRCHVNDQFVWGETLPFAVVAPQLVLEWEGEAAFRVGESFRTVLTIRNDGKATAIGSWVRLMLPDAVRLVESPPEWNRTNSAPQSFLHRMGDLCPNESRRFRLEFQACELGDVRLQAVAASERTDVQAANWMGRAMLNPPDGRISSSLLQSLTTPPQANATPQRVRRTIPTTGDAYLQFRFGGMLLAIPMTHFLAVVVNPDFSPGTVSRPGLLGITHWRGEVVSVVDLAWALGMESVGEGVESPRWLLASIGGVPQAWPIDRTQGIVRIEAETIRPLADWVDSPINSRTRGIAEVQGQRVILLDPQQIRLVTMDPSEFPQPIADA, translated from the coding sequence ATGATTCGCATGCTGGTCAACTCATTTGTTCCCGTAAAGCCCTCCGCCATGATGCAGAAGCGGGTGTTGGTTGGTGAATCGGCCGCATTTGAATACACCTATCGGCTTGAAAATGGAACGGGGGAACCGTTCACACAACTCCGCATCGTGCACGAACTCCCGGCGAATGTGCGGCTCATCTCCGCATCGGTTCCGGGAAAAATCGACCAGCGACAAATCACCTGGAGTTGGGGCACGCTGGCACCGGCGGATTCGGTAGAAGTGCGGGTGGTCGTTGATCCGGGTGCGAATCCGGTGCCGCCTGAAGCGATTCGCTTTTGGGTGCATCGCGCGGAACCAACGCCGCGACTGGAATCGCAGTTGGAGATTCGCTGGATGGGGCCGCTGCAATCGGGCGTGGGCGAGTCCAATCCCGGCACATTGCGCGTCTGGAATCGGGGCTGTGGTTCGGCGGATTCGGTGACGTTGACGGTGCAGGATCCGAAGCATTCGAGCGAGTTTACGATTGATTTGGGCCGATTGTCCGCCGGCGAAGCGCGCCATGTGCACTTACCCTTGCCGACGAAGCTACCCGGCGATTATCCGCTGGCCATTCGCTGCCATGTGAATGATCAGTTCGTTTGGGGGGAGACGCTGCCGTTCGCGGTGGTTGCCCCGCAGCTTGTGCTGGAATGGGAAGGCGAGGCCGCTTTCCGAGTGGGGGAATCCTTTCGCACAGTGCTGACGATTCGCAATGATGGCAAAGCCACTGCAATCGGCAGTTGGGTCCGGCTGATGCTCCCGGATGCGGTCCGCCTGGTGGAATCTCCGCCCGAGTGGAATCGGACCAATTCGGCCCCACAATCGTTTTTGCATCGCATGGGCGATCTCTGTCCGAACGAGTCGCGGCGGTTTCGCTTGGAATTCCAAGCGTGCGAGTTGGGCGATGTCCGTCTCCAAGCGGTGGCGGCCTCGGAACGGACCGATGTGCAAGCGGCCAACTGGATGGGGCGGGCGATGCTCAATCCGCCGGATGGGCGCATCTCCTCAAGTCTGCTGCAATCGTTGACGACACCGCCGCAAGCGAATGCAACGCCGCAACGCGTTCGCCGAACGATTCCAACCACCGGCGATGCCTATCTGCAATTTCGCTTCGGCGGAATGCTTCTGGCGATACCGATGACGCATTTTCTGGCCGTGGTGGTCAATCCCGATTTTTCTCCCGGAACGGTGTCCCGACCTGGGTTATTGGGCATCACGCATTGGCGCGGAGAAGTGGTTTCCGTCGTCGATTTGGCATGGGCGTTGGGGATGGAATCCGTCGGCGAAGGCGTCGAAAGTCCGCGATGGCTGCTCGCGTCAATCGGCGGCGTTCCACAAGCGTGGCCGATCGACCGAACGCAGGGAATCGTGCGCATCGAAGCGGAAACCATTCGCCCATTGGCCGATTGGGTCGATTCGCCGATCAATTCCCGCACGCGCGGCATTGCCGAAGTCCAAGGCCAACGCGTGATCCTGCTCGACCCGCAGCAAATCCGTTTGGTGACGATGGATCCCAGCGAATTTCCACAACCGATTGCCGACGCCTGA
- a CDS encoding WD40 domain-containing protein gives MKRFALLLLSLGWLVSDIGVASAADAPSKPPTAISYFKQIRPIFLQHCLGCHQPAKPLGGYIMTSYADLLKVGDREKPGVVPKHPEKSFLMEQIQLVNGKAEMPKNRDALSESQIQLVRDWIAQGAIDDTPPGGGSTLIDQEHPPVYRLPPVITALSYSPDNQLLAISGYHEVLVHRADGSELVARLVGLAERVQSLAFSPDGKWLAVAGGSPGRFGEIQIWDVAKKRLKLSVNLTFDTLYGLSWSHDGTRVAVGCGDNTVRAIDVTSGKQVLQQGAHGDWVLGTAFSVDSEFLISVSRDRSVKLTEVPTQRFVDNITSITPGALKGGLSAVDRRPQTTKKMSKVPPDAGNATPKVYDEVVIGGSDGTPRLYKIHREQKREIGDDANKVREYAQMPGRIYALAFVADGAWFAAGASLDGQGEVRVYETETAKQISKFEAIPCGIYALAVRKDGAAVASAGFDGQVRLHDPKTGKLIKVFTPVPLANSK, from the coding sequence ATGAAGCGATTCGCTCTCCTGCTGCTGAGTTTGGGGTGGCTGGTTTCGGACATCGGTGTGGCCAGCGCCGCCGATGCTCCCAGCAAACCACCCACCGCGATCAGCTACTTCAAACAGATTCGCCCGATTTTTCTGCAGCATTGCCTGGGATGCCACCAGCCCGCGAAACCGCTGGGCGGTTACATCATGACCAGTTATGCCGATCTTCTGAAAGTCGGAGATCGGGAGAAGCCGGGAGTGGTGCCCAAGCATCCAGAAAAAAGTTTTCTGATGGAGCAAATCCAACTGGTGAACGGCAAAGCCGAGATGCCGAAGAATCGCGATGCGCTCAGCGAATCGCAAATTCAACTGGTGCGGGATTGGATCGCTCAGGGGGCAATTGATGACACGCCGCCGGGTGGTGGCAGCACGCTCATCGATCAGGAACATCCGCCGGTGTATCGATTGCCACCGGTCATCACCGCGCTTTCGTATTCGCCGGATAATCAACTGCTCGCGATTTCCGGGTACCATGAAGTTCTGGTGCATCGGGCCGATGGGTCGGAATTGGTCGCCCGATTGGTGGGGCTGGCGGAACGGGTGCAATCGCTGGCGTTTTCTCCGGATGGAAAGTGGCTCGCAGTTGCGGGCGGATCACCGGGCCGTTTCGGGGAAATCCAAATCTGGGATGTGGCGAAGAAACGATTGAAACTCTCGGTCAATTTGACCTTCGATACGCTCTACGGTTTGTCATGGTCGCATGATGGCACCCGGGTTGCGGTCGGCTGTGGCGACAACACGGTGCGCGCAATTGATGTGACCTCTGGCAAACAAGTGTTGCAGCAAGGTGCCCACGGCGATTGGGTGCTGGGGACGGCCTTTTCGGTCGATTCGGAATTTCTCATTTCCGTCAGTCGAGATCGTTCGGTGAAGTTGACCGAAGTGCCCACCCAGCGATTCGTGGATAACATCACGAGCATCACGCCGGGCGCGCTCAAGGGCGGGTTGTCTGCCGTCGATCGGCGTCCGCAAACGACGAAGAAGATGTCGAAGGTTCCGCCAGATGCCGGCAATGCGACGCCGAAGGTGTATGACGAAGTCGTCATTGGCGGTTCGGACGGCACGCCACGCTTGTACAAGATTCACCGGGAGCAGAAGCGCGAAATCGGCGACGATGCGAATAAGGTCCGCGAATATGCACAAATGCCGGGGCGAATCTATGCCTTGGCGTTCGTCGCGGATGGTGCCTGGTTCGCCGCTGGTGCCAGCTTGGATGGGCAGGGCGAAGTGCGGGTATACGAAACCGAAACCGCTAAGCAAATTTCGAAATTCGAAGCGATTCCGTGCGGGATCTACGCGCTGGCCGTTCGCAAGGATGGGGCTGCGGTCGCTTCAGCGGGGTTCGATGGCCAAGTTCGCTTGCACGATCCCAAGACTGGCAAACTGATCAAGGTGTTTACCCCGGTTCCATTGGCAAACTCGAAATAA
- a CDS encoding DUF1549 domain-containing protein has translation MPRHSFGSRGAVTLALCLLLAWNVSAQETPPAGLKIVKLDVRPTAVELKNPFAAAQLLVTATTDTGEAFDATRMVKWTAPQSLIQLNANGMIRPVADGAGKLTAALAGQSVEIPVAVSGLKAGYDVGFIRDVQPAMSKMGCNQGTCHGSLDGKNGFKLSLRGYDPIYDYRALTDDLEGRRFNRVDPDVSLMLLKPAGIVPHVGGVLCQPGEPYYELLKAWIAQGVKYDEKAPRVTKIEVFPQGPIVPVIGLKQQFAILASYTDGTMRDVTADAFIESSNTEVATVDKTGLVTTVRRGEATMLARYEGAYSASTLIVMGDRKGFTWNNPPQQNWIDGLVYDKLRKVKVLPSDLCDDATFIRRVMLDLTGLPPTPEEVTAFLADSRPTQVKRDELIDKLVGSDGFIELWTNKWADLLQVNRKFLGDPGATALRAWIRNAVATNMPYDQFASAILTGSGSTVENPPAAYYKILRTPDLVMENTTQLFLAVRFNCNKCHDHPFERWTQDQYYHLTAYFAQIDRKEDPKYKGQRIGGSAVEGAVPLVEVIADAKGGEVKHDRTGAVAPPKFPFEHSDLAPATASRRVQLAKWITSKQNPYFATSYVNRLWSYLLGVGLIEPIDDIRAGNPPTNPQLLARLTEDFVASGFNTQHLVKLICKSRTYQLAVETNRWNEGDDLNYSHAIARRLPAEVLYDAIHKATGATSRLPGGMRAAQLVDSNVPVPGGFLELFGKPVRESACECERSTGVMLGPVLAMVNGPVVADAIRDPNNRIAKLVATTPDDAKLAEALFLAILNRKPTDAEKAATIDAIQGGKPEFERMMAEFNAKKDVFTKYEQALDAKQAAWEANLKQTPTWNPLKPKSANAGKGGATLTVEPDGAVFATEANPTPSIYTIVLPTDARKITGIRLDALSDDRLPSKGPGRAPNGNFVLNEFSVSVAPAKDPKAIRKLALKDAQATFSQDSFPVKNAIDGNNGTGWAISPQLGQTQSAMFVLSQPEAGFDGGTLLTIKLEQRYNGKEHNLGKFRISFTTDDQPRLAEGLAEDLRQVLNTPIEKRTPQQKAKLQAMHRATDAEYARLRGTLNDVPPASARLVGAQDVAWALVNSPAFMFNH, from the coding sequence ATGCCGAGACATTCGTTCGGTTCGCGTGGAGCGGTGACGCTTGCGCTCTGTTTGCTGCTGGCTTGGAACGTCAGCGCCCAGGAAACCCCACCTGCGGGGCTGAAGATCGTCAAACTCGACGTGCGTCCGACCGCAGTCGAACTGAAGAATCCGTTTGCCGCCGCTCAATTGTTGGTGACCGCAACGACCGACACTGGCGAAGCATTCGACGCCACGCGCATGGTGAAGTGGACTGCGCCGCAATCGCTGATTCAGCTCAATGCCAATGGCATGATCCGTCCGGTGGCGGATGGCGCGGGCAAACTGACGGCTGCGCTCGCGGGGCAATCGGTGGAAATTCCGGTGGCCGTCAGTGGTCTCAAGGCGGGCTACGATGTCGGATTCATCCGCGACGTGCAGCCGGCCATGTCCAAAATGGGCTGCAATCAAGGCACCTGCCATGGGTCGCTCGATGGCAAGAACGGGTTCAAATTATCGCTGCGTGGGTATGACCCCATCTACGATTATCGTGCGTTGACGGATGATCTCGAAGGCCGCCGCTTCAACCGGGTCGATCCGGATGTGTCGTTGATGCTGCTCAAGCCCGCAGGGATTGTGCCGCATGTCGGCGGGGTGCTCTGCCAACCGGGTGAGCCGTATTACGAGTTGCTCAAAGCCTGGATCGCGCAAGGGGTGAAGTACGACGAAAAAGCCCCGCGCGTGACGAAAATCGAAGTCTTTCCGCAAGGGCCAATCGTTCCGGTGATCGGATTGAAGCAGCAGTTCGCCATTCTTGCCAGCTATACCGATGGCACGATGCGTGATGTGACGGCCGATGCGTTCATCGAATCGAGCAACACCGAAGTGGCCACCGTCGATAAAACTGGATTGGTTACCACCGTTCGCCGCGGTGAAGCCACGATGTTGGCCCGTTATGAAGGCGCGTACTCCGCGAGCACGCTGATTGTCATGGGCGACCGCAAGGGGTTCACCTGGAACAATCCGCCGCAGCAAAATTGGATTGATGGCTTGGTGTACGACAAACTCCGCAAGGTGAAAGTCCTGCCCAGCGACCTCTGCGACGATGCCACATTCATCCGCCGCGTGATGCTGGATCTGACCGGGTTGCCGCCCACTCCGGAAGAAGTGACGGCGTTTCTGGCGGATTCGCGGCCCACGCAGGTGAAGCGCGATGAACTCATCGATAAGCTCGTGGGGAGCGATGGGTTTATCGAATTGTGGACGAATAAATGGGCAGATCTGCTGCAAGTGAATCGCAAATTCCTGGGTGATCCGGGTGCGACGGCGTTGCGGGCGTGGATTCGCAATGCGGTCGCTACGAATATGCCGTATGACCAGTTTGCGAGTGCGATTCTGACCGGCAGCGGTTCAACCGTGGAGAATCCGCCGGCAGCGTATTACAAGATTCTCCGCACTCCGGATTTGGTGATGGAAAACACCACGCAGTTGTTCCTGGCGGTGCGGTTCAACTGCAACAAGTGCCACGATCACCCGTTCGAGCGTTGGACTCAGGATCAGTATTATCACCTGACGGCGTACTTTGCCCAAATCGATCGCAAGGAAGACCCCAAATACAAGGGGCAACGCATTGGGGGCAGTGCGGTCGAAGGGGCGGTGCCGCTGGTCGAAGTCATCGCCGATGCCAAGGGTGGCGAGGTGAAGCATGATCGAACAGGGGCGGTTGCTCCGCCGAAATTCCCGTTCGAACATTCCGACTTAGCCCCAGCGACGGCATCGCGTCGCGTCCAACTGGCGAAGTGGATCACCAGCAAGCAAAACCCTTACTTTGCAACCAGTTATGTGAATCGGCTCTGGAGTTACCTGCTGGGCGTGGGGTTGATCGAACCGATTGACGATATCCGGGCTGGGAATCCGCCGACGAACCCGCAGTTGCTGGCACGATTGACCGAAGATTTCGTGGCCAGCGGCTTCAACACGCAGCACCTGGTGAAGCTCATCTGCAAGAGCCGCACCTACCAATTGGCAGTCGAGACCAATCGCTGGAACGAAGGCGATGATCTGAACTACTCGCATGCGATTGCCCGCCGATTGCCTGCGGAAGTGCTGTACGATGCCATCCACAAGGCGACGGGGGCCACGTCCCGATTGCCGGGCGGAATGCGGGCCGCACAATTGGTCGATTCCAATGTGCCGGTGCCGGGCGGATTTTTGGAATTGTTCGGCAAACCGGTGCGGGAATCCGCCTGTGAATGCGAACGCAGCACTGGCGTGATGCTCGGACCAGTCTTGGCCATGGTCAATGGGCCGGTGGTGGCGGATGCGATTCGAGATCCGAATAATCGAATTGCGAAGCTGGTTGCAACCACGCCCGATGATGCGAAGCTGGCCGAGGCTCTGTTCCTGGCGATCCTGAATCGCAAACCCACCGACGCCGAGAAGGCTGCCACCATCGACGCGATTCAAGGGGGCAAACCCGAATTCGAGCGCATGATGGCCGAATTCAACGCCAAGAAAGATGTCTTCACGAAGTACGAACAAGCCCTGGATGCGAAGCAGGCCGCTTGGGAAGCCAATCTCAAGCAGACGCCGACCTGGAATCCGCTCAAGCCGAAATCGGCGAATGCCGGGAAGGGCGGCGCAACACTGACCGTGGAGCCGGATGGTGCCGTGTTTGCCACCGAAGCCAATCCGACGCCGTCGATTTATACGATCGTGTTGCCTACCGATGCTCGCAAAATCACGGGGATTCGCCTGGATGCGCTCAGCGATGATCGCCTTCCGTCGAAGGGGCCGGGACGTGCGCCCAACGGCAATTTCGTGCTCAACGAGTTTAGCGTGTCGGTCGCCCCGGCCAAAGATCCCAAGGCGATTCGCAAATTGGCTCTGAAGGATGCGCAAGCGACCTTCTCGCAGGATTCGTTCCCCGTCAAGAATGCGATTGATGGGAATAACGGCACGGGGTGGGCCATTTCGCCGCAGTTGGGTCAGACCCAATCGGCGATGTTTGTGCTCAGCCAACCCGAGGCTGGATTCGACGGCGGCACGTTACTGACGATCAAATTGGAACAGCGGTACAACGGGAAGGAGCACAATCTGGGTAAATTCCGGATTAGCTTCACGACCGACGACCAACCGCGATTGGCCGAGGGGCTGGCGGAAGACCTTCGCCAAGTGTTGAACACTCCGATCGAAAAGCGAACGCCTCAGCAGAAGGCCAAGCTGCAAGCCATGCACCGGGCCACCGATGCAGAATATGCCCGACTGCGTGGTACGCTCAACGATGTCCCGCCCGCCAGTGCCCGACTTGTCGGTGCGCAGGATGTGGCGTGGGCACTGGTGAATAGCCCGGCGTTTATGTTCAACCATTGA
- a CDS encoding (5-formylfuran-3-yl)methyl phosphate synthase, giving the protein MSMRLLVSVQSASEAEMAVRAGVDLIDVKDTTQGSLGAATEQTIRSIFEVVANRTPVSVAAGEWIDSPAQTDWQHTIERLPIAWIKWGPSGLGHSAELAPPHPRLPKSTQAPSTPPRSVAVAYADWQRANAPCPQWLQQFAIDQQFRVVLVDTWGKDGSTLFDWFAPAELASWMQPLQDAGIAIALAGSLRWEMLPTLRSLRPDWIAVRGAVCHSANRNDGLDPQRLRDWVDAVHAKEPPK; this is encoded by the coding sequence ATGAGTATGCGGTTATTGGTCAGTGTGCAGTCGGCAAGCGAAGCTGAAATGGCCGTGCGTGCCGGTGTCGATTTGATCGATGTAAAGGACACCACCCAGGGATCGCTTGGTGCCGCAACGGAGCAGACTATTCGTTCGATTTTCGAAGTGGTCGCCAATCGCACCCCGGTCAGCGTTGCCGCTGGCGAGTGGATCGATTCGCCGGCACAAACCGATTGGCAACACACCATCGAACGATTACCGATTGCTTGGATCAAATGGGGACCATCGGGTTTGGGACACTCCGCAGAGTTGGCCCCACCTCACCCGCGCTTACCAAAATCGACTCAGGCACCCTCCACCCCACCGCGAAGTGTGGCGGTCGCCTACGCCGATTGGCAACGCGCCAACGCCCCGTGTCCGCAATGGTTGCAACAATTTGCGATCGACCAGCAATTCCGCGTCGTCCTGGTGGATACCTGGGGCAAAGACGGCTCCACATTGTTCGACTGGTTCGCACCTGCGGAATTGGCATCCTGGATGCAGCCACTGCAAGACGCCGGAATCGCCATCGCGCTGGCGGGGTCGCTTCGTTGGGAGATGCTGCCGACGTTGCGGTCACTTCGACCGGATTGGATTGCCGTGCGGGGAGCGGTCTGCCATTCTGCCAATCGGAACGATGGACTCGATCCGCAGCGACTTCGGGATTGGGTCGATGCCGTTCATGCGAAAGAACCGCCGAAATGA
- a CDS encoding ASCH domain-containing protein has protein sequence MPETLYTLSVRQPWAGLILAGVKSIEIRSWPTTKSGRIFIHASSIAVTDPGPWRHVTDSIRPHTIHRGGIIGSVVITDCRAYRSIAEFEADQPKHLNPLENYDPPRYGFILAEPTPLPFRKWKGNTGFFRVPTETPE, from the coding sequence ATGCCCGAAACTCTCTACACTTTGTCGGTCCGACAACCATGGGCAGGTTTGATCCTTGCTGGCGTCAAATCGATCGAAATTCGTTCGTGGCCGACGACAAAGAGCGGACGGATCTTCATTCACGCTTCCAGCATCGCCGTCACCGATCCCGGCCCCTGGCGACATGTGACGGACAGCATTCGCCCGCATACCATTCATCGTGGCGGAATCATTGGCTCCGTCGTGATTACGGACTGTCGAGCGTACCGCAGTATCGCCGAATTTGAGGCAGATCAGCCCAAGCATCTCAATCCTCTCGAAAATTACGATCCGCCACGATATGGATTCATCTTGGCGGAACCGACTCCCTTGCCATTTCGGAAATGGAAGGGGAATACGGGGTTCTTTCGCGTTCCAACTGAGACACCGGAATGA